In Thermobaculum terrenum ATCC BAA-798, the DNA window GGCTGCAGGAAAGTAAGGACGAAGCTGAGGCTATGTCAATCGCGATGAAGGATCTTGCGAGGGATATACTCGCTGCCTCTGATTCAAGCTCTCAAGTAAGGGATAGCTTGCTTCTGTCTTCATTGCTAAGATTGTATGCGCTTTGTATAGCTGCAGGTATCTTTGACGAGAGAGGTAAGCTTATCCAATTCAAGACTCACCTTTAATAGTGACCAGGCTAGAAGAGATTAATCTCTTCTAGCCTCAAACAGTATTTATGAGTGTGATCTTTGCTATAGAATCTTGAGTATTGTCTGTTATATGGCAAGGACGTTTATTGACTGTGCTGAAAACTCGTAGCTATTATCTGGCAACTTGTAAGGTTCTACTATTTGATAGATAAGGTCTCTAAGTTCTAAGAGCACGTCTTCACGCAGAGTACTCATAAATCCCGAGTAGTCGCTACCAAGTTGGGTTATTCCCTGCCAGTAGGTTTCCTTGTCAGTAAACCTCAATTTTGTTTCCATGCTGCTCATTTCAAGTGTCAAAAAACCACTCTCTGTGAGTGCCTCTTTTAACCTCTCTAATATTGAGAGGTTAAAAATATCGGGAAAACTAGATTTGGGGATATACCCCTTACCTATTAGCAAGTTATGTACTAGTGAGATCCAGGGATTTTTTATGGGGTCGCCCCATACCGCGAGAGCCAACCTACCTCCAGTTCTTAGCACACGTCTTGACTCTCGAAGTGTTTCCTTGTAATTAGTGGAAGTTATTCCCCATTTACAGATGACTGCGTCTACACTATTATCAGGAAGTTCTATCTTTTCTGGGTTCAACACTTTGAACTCTACGTTATTTATCCCTAACTCCTTAGCTCTCATCCTAGCAACATCAAGAGCTTCTATACTTCGGTCACTGCAGATCAGCTTTCCATTGGGGCCCAAGAAGCTGGCGGCGACAAAGCCTGTATCTCCTGTTCCTGCTAGTAGCTCCAGTATTATTTCTCCTGGTCCTGGGTTAATTTGTCTTACTAGCCAAGCTGTAACGGGTCGGGATATAGCCCATAACTCGTTTCTAAGCTCATAAAGGCTTGTAGCCAGTTGCCATCTGGCTTCCTTATTGTGGTCTTCTATTGGTTGCATAATTCCTCCAGTTAGTAAGCCATTATAGGGTTAGCAGGATTGTTATCTGTCATTGCGGGAGTGAATTTATGGTTGATCTTTTGTAGAGGGGTATCATGTAGGCTGATTATTTTGTCGAATATTTAGAAATTCTAAATTATGCACAAAAATTTGCGCGACAAGTCGCACTCTACCGTTGCCAAGTTTTCACTCTAGTAGTAACCTTCTGATGTGTCACTTTCTATACGGGGGTAACTGCCTTTGAAACCAAAACTTGCGGTCTCTAGCTACTCCTTTCACCGCTTTGGATGGGGGCCAGAGGGTGATGATAAACCAAGCCTCGAGCAGATGATAGATAAGTGTTCCGAACTTGGGTTGGATGGAATAGAACTTTTGGGAGTACACTTTGAGAAGTCGGACCCTGCATATCTACATACTCTCAAACAGTACGCTTTTATGAGAGGTGTAGATATAGTAGCCGTATCAGCTCACCATAACTTCGTACATCCTGATTACTCGATCCGTATGGAAGAACTGAATAAGCTAGTTAGATGGATAGATGTGGCCTACGAATTAGGAGTTCCTACTGTACGAGCCTTCGGTGGAAGATGGAATACCATTGAGAGTTTCGAGGATTTCATGGCTGCTAGCGGGGACGAACCTCCTCTTGACGGATATACGGATGATGATGCTTTTGATTGGAGCATAGAGTGCTTCAAGATAGCTAGTTATTATGCAGGCAAGAAAGGCGTAACCATAGCACTCGAGAATCATTGGGGACTAACCGGAAAGGCTGAGGGCGTACTAAGGATAATAAACAGCGTCAAGTCTCCTTGGCTAAAGGTGGTGCTAGACACCGGTAATTTTAACTTCCGTCCTGACCAGTATGAGGAGATGCAAACTCTCCTGCCTTACGTCGTCATGTTGCATGCTAAAACCTATTTCGGCGGAGGGATATTTTACGACGCTGGTCTGGACTATCAGAAGATTGGTCAAATGCTGCGAGAAGCTAATTTTAGTGGTTACGTATCTATTGAGTTTGAAGGAAAGGATCATCCCGATAAGGGTATCCCGTCTAGTATAGAGCTCCTTCGGTCTTCCCTATAGCTGGTAGCAATTCATAAAAGTAGCAATTAGCAGTACGTTCATTTGCTACCAGATATTGACAGTATGTGACTATGGTTTTATACTTTGGCCGCACTACTGGATGAATGTTATAGAAAGGAGAAATAATGGCAGTCATTCAGGAAGGACGCGCTGTAGCTGAACCCAACGTTGGTATCGTGGTACTGGCGCGCCGGGTGGTGGGCAACTATCTGCTGCGAAGGATAATCAGGGCTGTACTTACTATCTACCTGGTATCTACTATAACCTTCTTTCTTGTAAGGTTAGTTCCTGGTAGCCCCATCGAGGTTTATATTTATAACCTAGTCAATCAATATGGAATCCCCTATGAAGAGGCGAAGCAACAAGCAGCCTCGCTATTCTCACTTGATCTGGATGCTCCGATATGGCGGCAATACTTTGACTACATGGGAGGACTTCTCCATGGGGATTTTGGTAAATCCCTTATAAATGTTGGCACGCCCGTAACTACTTATGTGCTCAAGTACCTACCATGGACTTTGTTTAGTGTGGGTATCGGAGAGATACTAAGCTTCTTGCTAGGAATGTCTATAGGGATGTTCATGGCCTATCGCAGAGGGTCGAGACTA includes these proteins:
- a CDS encoding sugar phosphate isomerase/epimerase family protein, which translates into the protein MKPKLAVSSYSFHRFGWGPEGDDKPSLEQMIDKCSELGLDGIELLGVHFEKSDPAYLHTLKQYAFMRGVDIVAVSAHHNFVHPDYSIRMEELNKLVRWIDVAYELGVPTVRAFGGRWNTIESFEDFMAASGDEPPLDGYTDDDAFDWSIECFKIASYYAGKKGVTIALENHWGLTGKAEGVLRIINSVKSPWLKVVLDTGNFNFRPDQYEEMQTLLPYVVMLHAKTYFGGGIFYDAGLDYQKIGQMLREANFSGYVSIEFEGKDHPDKGIPSSIELLRSSL
- a CDS encoding class I SAM-dependent methyltransferase → MQPIEDHNKEARWQLATSLYELRNELWAISRPVTAWLVRQINPGPGEIILELLAGTGDTGFVAASFLGPNGKLICSDRSIEALDVARMRAKELGINNVEFKVLNPEKIELPDNSVDAVICKWGITSTNYKETLRESRRVLRTGGRLALAVWGDPIKNPWISLVHNLLIGKGYIPKSSFPDIFNLSILERLKEALTESGFLTLEMSSMETKLRFTDKETYWQGITQLGSDYSGFMSTLREDVLLELRDLIYQIVEPYKLPDNSYEFSAQSINVLAI